In a genomic window of Gossypium arboreum isolate Shixiya-1 chromosome 7, ASM2569848v2, whole genome shotgun sequence:
- the LOC108488887 gene encoding dirigent protein 15-like, giving the protein MEEQLIFVWAMIFCIAIAPVYGEYYSKIVTPSSKVEKVTNLHFFLHDTLSGENPSAVLVGRANLTRKDHSPVPFGSLFAIDDPLRVGPEPTSKIIGNAQGLYLSSSQDASKFTIVLYADFTFTTGKFKGSSFSIFSRNPVTEVKREVAIVGGRGRFRMARGFAHIKTSYYNATTGDAILDYKVTLYHY; this is encoded by the coding sequence ATGGAAGAACAATTGATATTTGTGTGGGCAATGATATTCTGCATCGCCATAGCGCCCGTCTATGGGGAATACTATTCCAAGATTGTTACACCTAGTTCAAAGGTGGAAAAAGTGACCAATCTTCACTTCTTCCTCCACGATACCCTCAGTGGAGAAAACCCTAGTGCAGTTCTGGTCGGCCGTGCTAACCTCACCAGGAAAGACCATTCCCCAGTTCCGTTTGGCAGCTTGTTTGCTATCGATGATCCGCTCAGAGTAGGGCCTGAACCAACATCCAAGATAATCGGCAACGCCCAAGGACTGTACCTATCATCCAGTCAAGATGCTTCCAAGTTTACAATAGTTTTGTATGCTGATTTTACGTTTACGACTGGCAAGTTTAAAGGGAGCTCCTTTAGTATATTCTCAAGGAATCCAGTGACCGAAGTTAAACGTGAAGTGGCAATCGTGGGAGGGAGAGGTCGGTTTAGGATGGCTAGAGGGTTTGCCCATATTAAGACCAGCTATTACAATGCTACTACAGGAGATGCTATTCTCGATTACAAAGTTACTTTATATCATTATTAA